In Thermocrinis minervae, a single genomic region encodes these proteins:
- a CDS encoding SapC family protein → MEKTRDRVELFSHVEPLDPEKHKNLRWECLKSSCSVQCCRQPTRSSIVLEELIPLSRYFPVVFTVEVDKEGEEEKLLCVYFRLDEADRCVYLKDGLGCLLGKDKPYACRQYPFLIRGDSLFVDFTCPGFSEDQGEPIFLDKDLNPYFLEEFIQYSLRINQQMEETKRFVKELFSLGIIVGGKYVMEGKEISFNFVDEEKLMALPKKILVELQRKGYLRYIYAHLNSLDNFEKLFNQVCQGRQEGP, encoded by the coding sequence ATGGAAAAGACTCGGGATAGAGTAGAGCTTTTTTCGCATGTAGAACCTTTAGATCCAGAAAAGCACAAAAACCTAAGATGGGAATGTCTAAAGAGTTCGTGTAGCGTTCAGTGTTGTAGACAACCTACCAGAAGCTCTATAGTGCTGGAGGAGCTTATACCACTTTCAAGGTACTTTCCTGTGGTCTTTACCGTTGAAGTGGATAAAGAAGGAGAGGAAGAAAAGCTGCTGTGTGTTTACTTTAGGCTTGATGAAGCAGACAGGTGTGTGTACTTGAAGGATGGTTTGGGTTGCCTCCTCGGAAAAGATAAGCCTTACGCCTGCAGACAGTACCCTTTTCTTATAAGAGGTGACAGCTTGTTTGTAGACTTTACGTGTCCTGGTTTTTCAGAGGACCAAGGTGAGCCTATCTTTCTTGATAAAGATCTAAACCCTTATTTCCTGGAGGAGTTTATCCAGTACTCCTTGAGGATAAACCAGCAGATGGAAGAAACCAAGAGGTTTGTGAAAGAGCTCTTCTCATTGGGAATAATAGTGGGTGGAAAGTATGTAATGGAAGGGAAGGAGATAAGCTTTAACTTTGTGGACGAGGAGAAGCTCATGGCCCTTCCTAAGAAAATCCTCGTGGAATTACAGAGGAAAGGTTACCTCAGGTACATATATGCACATCTTAACTCTTTGGACAACTTTGAAAAGCTTTTCAATCAAGTTTGCCAAGGTAGGCAAGAAGGGCCGTAA
- the purF gene encoding amidophosphoribosyltransferase: MCGIFGIFNVEHAQKYAFYGIYALQHRGQESVGIAVSDLADIKLIKRSGLVLEAISKEDIESLEGSIAIAHVRYSTAGDLGLTNAQPFLKETPFGKVALVHNGNLVNYTSLKAELEKEGVSFEHTSDSELFLALLGRGTYVPESISMNPLDEELLPHIFYALSRVKGAYSLIYLFKDKLIAARDPYGFRPLLMGRLKDAVLFASESCAFDILGAQFFREVKPGEVVVVDFHGIRSYFPFKSPRKAMCIFEFVYFSKPESYIFGDWVYNVRKSMGRQLAIEDDVDADVVVPVPDSGIVPAIGYSQEKSIPLELGLIRNHYVGRSFIEPTQELRDVKVLMKFNANRPVLEGKRVVVIDDSLVRGTTSKKIVSMLRKAGAKEVHMRIASPPVIGPCYYGIDTPTREELIACKLNQEDIRKFIGADSLRYLSLEGLRSCVKNYQEFCDACFSNVYPIPLEDESCLSKT; encoded by the coding sequence ACCTTGCAGACATCAAGCTCATAAAAAGATCGGGGCTAGTATTGGAGGCCATAAGTAAGGAAGATATAGAAAGCTTAGAGGGTAGTATAGCAATAGCTCATGTGAGGTACTCTACGGCTGGAGACCTTGGGCTTACCAATGCTCAACCTTTTTTGAAGGAAACACCCTTTGGAAAGGTAGCCTTAGTCCACAATGGCAACCTTGTAAACTACACAAGCCTAAAGGCTGAGTTAGAAAAAGAAGGAGTTAGCTTTGAACATACCTCTGACAGTGAGCTCTTTCTGGCTTTACTTGGTAGGGGAACGTATGTACCAGAGTCTATATCCATGAACCCGTTAGATGAAGAGCTTTTACCTCATATCTTTTATGCACTTAGCAGGGTAAAAGGAGCCTACAGCCTTATCTATCTCTTCAAAGACAAGCTTATAGCAGCCAGGGATCCTTACGGCTTTAGACCGCTTCTCATGGGAAGGCTAAAGGACGCTGTTCTCTTTGCCTCTGAGAGCTGTGCTTTTGATATACTCGGAGCTCAGTTCTTCAGAGAAGTAAAACCTGGTGAGGTAGTAGTGGTAGACTTCCATGGTATAAGGAGCTACTTTCCCTTTAAGAGTCCAAGAAAAGCTATGTGTATATTTGAGTTCGTCTACTTTTCTAAGCCAGAGAGTTACATATTCGGAGACTGGGTCTATAACGTAAGAAAGAGTATGGGAAGACAGCTGGCTATAGAGGATGATGTGGATGCTGACGTAGTGGTTCCAGTACCAGACTCGGGCATAGTACCCGCTATAGGTTATTCACAGGAAAAGTCCATACCCTTAGAGCTTGGCCTTATAAGAAACCACTATGTGGGAAGGAGCTTTATAGAACCTACGCAAGAACTCAGGGATGTTAAAGTCCTGATGAAGTTCAACGCCAACAGGCCAGTACTTGAAGGTAAAAGAGTGGTGGTAATAGATGACTCTTTGGTGAGAGGTACAACCTCTAAGAAGATAGTGAGTATGCTGAGAAAGGCAGGGGCCAAGGAGGTACACATGAGGATAGCTTCTCCTCCAGTTATAGGACCATGTTACTATGGCATAGACACACCCACTAGGGAAGAGCTCATAGCCTGTAAATTGAACCAGGAGGACATAAGGAAGTTTATAGGTGCTGATAGTTTAAGGTACCTTTCTCTTGAAGGTTTAAGGTCGTGTGTAAAAAACTACCAAGAGTTTTGCGATGCTTGCTTTAGTAATGTGTATCCTATACCTTTGGAGGATGAGTCTTGCCTTTCAAAGACCTGA
- the mnmG gene encoding tRNA uridine-5-carboxymethylaminomethyl(34) synthesis enzyme MnmG — MLVEEFDVVVIGGGHAGIEAALAAARMGAKTVMFVLNADNIGQMSCNPAIGGIAKGIVVREIDALGGEMGKAIDQTGIQFKMLNTRKGKAVWSPRAQADKKRYREYMKKVCENQENLYIKQDEVVDIIVEDGRVVAVRTKLGLEYKTKAVVVATGTFLNGLIYIGDKTFPAGRAWEPRSEGLSEFYKRYGFTMMRFKTGTPARLDKRTIDFSSLEVAPGDDPPPKFSFWTDPVGTYYFEKGKPQVNCWITYTTPKTHEIIRKNLHRTALYGGLIKGIGPRYCPSIEDKVVKFPDKERHQIFLEPEGLDTIEIYPNGLSTSLPEEIQWELYRSIPGLEKVELIRPAYAIEYDVVSPTELYPTLETKKIKGLFHAGNLNGTTGYEEAAGQGILAGINAALRAFGKEPIYLRRDESYIGVMIDDLTTKGVFEPYRLFTSRSEWRLYLRQDNAILRLAKLGRELGLLTEEQYKLVQDKEKQIREWIEFYKTQKVVVAVGQDSRPYTPSQLLTAEFTLSDLTSFGFDVPKDPYVAEEVEIELKYEPYIERERKLNERLKKLEDTLLPPDIDYDKVPGLTTEAREKLKKFRPLTVGQASRIDGITPATITALLAYLGKLD, encoded by the coding sequence ATGCTAGTTGAAGAGTTTGACGTAGTGGTAATCGGTGGAGGGCATGCGGGTATAGAAGCAGCCCTAGCCGCCGCCCGTATGGGCGCAAAGACAGTCATGTTCGTCCTAAACGCCGACAACATAGGCCAGATGTCCTGCAACCCTGCCATAGGAGGTATAGCAAAGGGTATAGTGGTAAGAGAAATAGACGCTTTGGGTGGCGAGATGGGTAAGGCCATAGATCAAACGGGCATACAGTTTAAGATGCTAAACACCCGTAAAGGTAAGGCTGTATGGTCTCCGAGGGCTCAGGCAGATAAAAAGCGCTACAGGGAGTACATGAAAAAAGTCTGTGAAAACCAAGAAAACCTTTACATAAAGCAAGATGAGGTCGTGGACATAATAGTAGAAGATGGAAGGGTTGTCGCTGTAAGAACAAAACTTGGACTCGAGTACAAAACTAAAGCGGTAGTAGTAGCAACTGGTACCTTTCTCAACGGTCTTATATACATAGGTGACAAGACCTTCCCGGCAGGTAGAGCATGGGAGCCAAGGTCAGAGGGCCTTTCTGAATTCTACAAGAGATACGGCTTTACCATGATGAGGTTTAAAACTGGCACACCAGCAAGGTTAGACAAGAGAACCATAGATTTTTCTTCCCTTGAGGTAGCACCAGGAGATGACCCGCCGCCTAAATTCTCCTTCTGGACGGATCCAGTAGGCACCTACTACTTTGAAAAGGGGAAACCACAAGTAAACTGCTGGATAACCTACACCACACCAAAAACGCACGAGATAATAAGGAAAAACCTTCATAGGACTGCACTCTACGGTGGCCTCATAAAGGGTATAGGACCCAGGTACTGTCCTTCCATAGAAGACAAGGTGGTCAAGTTTCCAGACAAGGAGAGGCACCAGATATTCTTGGAACCGGAAGGTCTGGACACCATAGAGATATACCCCAATGGCCTTTCCACCTCTCTACCTGAGGAGATCCAGTGGGAACTATACAGATCCATACCAGGACTTGAAAAGGTGGAGCTTATAAGACCGGCCTACGCCATAGAGTACGACGTAGTTTCTCCCACAGAGCTATACCCAACCCTTGAAACCAAAAAGATAAAAGGGCTTTTCCACGCTGGAAACTTGAACGGTACCACAGGGTACGAAGAGGCTGCAGGTCAGGGCATACTAGCAGGCATAAACGCTGCCCTCAGAGCTTTTGGCAAAGAACCCATCTACCTAAGGAGAGACGAGAGTTACATAGGCGTGATGATAGACGACCTTACTACCAAAGGTGTATTTGAACCCTACAGACTCTTCACCTCTCGCTCCGAGTGGAGACTATACCTTAGACAAGACAATGCCATCCTAAGACTTGCTAAGTTGGGTAGGGAGCTAGGTCTTCTGACGGAAGAACAGTACAAGCTAGTCCAGGACAAGGAAAAGCAAATAAGGGAATGGATAGAATTCTACAAAACACAGAAGGTAGTAGTAGCAGTAGGCCAAGATTCAAGGCCGTACACACCTTCACAGCTTCTGACGGCCGAATTCACCCTCTCTGATCTTACTTCCTTTGGTTTTGATGTGCCTAAAGATCCATATGTGGCAGAAGAGGTAGAGATAGAACTAAAGTACGAGCCTTACATAGAAAGAGAAAGGAAGTTAAACGAAAGACTTAAGAAGCTGGAGGATACACTTCTGCCACCCGATATAGACTACGACAAAGTACCTGGTCTTACGACGGAAGCCAGAGAGAAGCTAAAGAAGTTCAGACCCCTAACAGTAGGACAAGCTTCACGCATAGACGGCATAACACCGGCCACAATTACGGCCCTTCTTGCCTACCTTGGCAAACTTGATTGA
- a CDS encoding MATE family efflux transporter yields MENPIIISGEARTFDVLKTVLKLAYPVILSNLLYTIESAFSIILVSGISSTAVAAVGYSASMLWFIYSFMALSYTGTSVLVAQRKGARKDPSPAFVWGLLISFLIALPLTFWGTDLVAMLMLSFGASDQVVSLAKKYLDPIFMFITVGFITNTVYAAYNGYGDTKTPFKVALLMNITNILTAYLLIYGRFGMPALGVYGAGLGVAISEVVGLLVYVILYLFYRKPFEVSFRFDLSELKEFLRIGTPTAFERGITSLSFNIFVGFLASFGDKVLAAHQVGLRVESVSFMIGFGFMVASTVISGQNWGAGNYQGLDKAVSVIAHTTAFTMGLLALPMLMFPSYLSMIFTKDPEVIKYASYYLMLVALSQPQMAYASIYSGALKGMGKTALTMWINILSFWLFRIVPSYLLLPVFKSPLVPWIFMSVEMTLRSLLFHSVYKRVMKAYL; encoded by the coding sequence ATGGAAAATCCCATCATTATAAGCGGCGAGGCAAGGACCTTTGATGTACTAAAGACCGTACTAAAGCTTGCCTACCCGGTGATCCTCTCCAACCTACTCTACACCATTGAAAGTGCCTTTTCCATAATACTGGTCTCCGGCATATCCTCAACGGCCGTGGCAGCAGTCGGCTATTCCGCCAGTATGCTGTGGTTCATATACTCCTTCATGGCTCTATCCTACACGGGTACGTCCGTGCTCGTGGCTCAAAGAAAGGGAGCCCGAAAGGATCCGTCCCCAGCTTTCGTATGGGGTCTTCTTATCTCCTTTCTCATAGCCCTGCCTCTAACCTTCTGGGGAACTGATCTGGTAGCCATGCTCATGCTTAGCTTTGGAGCCTCAGATCAAGTAGTTTCCTTGGCTAAGAAGTACCTGGATCCCATATTCATGTTCATAACCGTTGGGTTTATCACAAACACCGTGTACGCAGCCTACAATGGCTACGGAGATACCAAAACTCCCTTCAAGGTGGCCCTCCTTATGAACATCACCAACATACTCACCGCTTACCTTCTCATATACGGCAGGTTTGGAATGCCAGCCCTTGGAGTGTATGGAGCCGGCCTTGGAGTCGCTATATCCGAAGTGGTAGGCCTTTTGGTTTACGTTATCCTTTACCTTTTTTATAGAAAACCCTTCGAGGTAAGTTTTCGCTTTGACCTTTCTGAACTTAAGGAGTTTTTAAGGATAGGGACTCCTACAGCCTTTGAAAGAGGTATAACAAGTTTGTCCTTTAACATCTTCGTGGGCTTCCTGGCTAGTTTTGGAGATAAGGTACTTGCAGCCCATCAGGTAGGCCTGAGGGTAGAAAGTGTCTCCTTCATGATAGGCTTCGGCTTTATGGTTGCATCTACGGTCATATCTGGTCAGAACTGGGGTGCTGGAAACTACCAGGGTTTGGATAAAGCCGTCAGCGTGATAGCCCATACTACCGCCTTTACGATGGGGCTATTGGCTCTACCTATGCTTATGTTTCCTTCGTACCTATCCATGATTTTTACCAAAGACCCAGAGGTGATAAAGTATGCTTCCTACTACCTTATGCTGGTGGCACTTTCCCAACCCCAGATGGCATACGCCAGCATATACTCGGGTGCACTAAAAGGTATGGGAAAGACAGCCCTCACCATGTGGATAAACATCCTATCCTTTTGGCTCTTTAGGATAGTGCCCTCTTACCTATTACTTCCAGTCTTTAAAAGCCCTCTTGTACCCTGGATCTTTATGAGCGTGGAGATGACCCTAAGAAGCTTGCTCTTCCATTCGGTATACAAAAGGGTGATGAAGGCTTATCTCTAA
- the rlmN gene encoding 23S rRNA (adenine(2503)-C(2))-methyltransferase RlmN has translation MKSLLSFTLEELKDEVKALGWEEYRASQILNWLYKKFETDFDRMTNLSKEHRQKLKELYTVHTLTMVGKVPASDSTKYLFKTHDGHIIETVLIRERDHLTLCVSSQVGCAVGCTFCATALDGLKRNLTTEEIVDQFLQVQRDIPERIRNVVFMGMGEPLANYENVRKAVSILVSPWGVDLSKRRVSISTSGLIAQLRRMAQDPLMRELNLAVSINATTQSQREILMPITKTNTLEELFNTLKEFPYPPDRRIMLEYVLIEGVNDTKEDAIRLANLIGRHKKKFKVNLIPYNPDPILPYRRPTMDRVYTFQKVLWDKGISAFIRISKGIEVFGACGQLRIRRHHEDRRLLDYLSFHVK, from the coding sequence ATGAAAAGCTTGCTTTCTTTCACCCTCGAGGAGCTAAAGGATGAGGTAAAGGCCTTAGGATGGGAAGAGTACAGGGCTTCACAGATACTAAACTGGCTCTACAAAAAGTTTGAGACAGACTTTGACAGAATGACCAACCTATCAAAGGAACACAGGCAGAAGCTAAAGGAGCTCTACACAGTTCACACACTTACCATGGTAGGAAAAGTTCCAGCCTCGGACTCTACCAAGTATCTTTTTAAGACCCACGACGGTCACATAATAGAGACAGTACTCATAAGAGAAAGGGACCACCTTACCCTGTGTGTTTCTTCCCAAGTAGGTTGCGCCGTTGGTTGTACCTTTTGCGCCACAGCCTTGGATGGTCTAAAGAGGAACCTTACCACCGAAGAAATAGTAGATCAGTTCTTACAAGTCCAGAGGGACATTCCCGAGAGGATAAGAAACGTAGTCTTCATGGGTATGGGTGAGCCCCTTGCCAACTACGAAAATGTGAGGAAAGCTGTTAGCATACTCGTAAGTCCGTGGGGTGTAGATCTTTCTAAGAGAAGGGTAAGCATATCCACAAGCGGACTCATAGCACAGCTAAGGAGAATGGCACAAGACCCTCTGATGAGAGAGCTAAATCTTGCAGTTTCCATAAACGCCACTACCCAAAGCCAGAGAGAAATACTCATGCCCATCACCAAGACCAACACCCTTGAAGAGCTCTTTAACACCCTAAAGGAGTTTCCATATCCACCAGACAGGAGGATAATGCTTGAGTACGTTCTGATAGAAGGCGTCAATGACACAAAAGAAGATGCCATAAGGCTTGCAAACCTTATAGGCAGGCATAAGAAGAAGTTCAAGGTCAACCTGATACCTTACAACCCAGATCCCATCCTTCCCTACAGAAGGCCTACTATGGACAGGGTGTACACCTTCCAGAAGGTACTATGGGACAAGGGAATCTCTGCCTTCATAAGGATAAGTAAGGGTATAGAGGTCTTTGGTGCATGCGGTCAGCTTAGGATAAGGAGACATCATGAAGATAGGAGGCTTCTTGATTATCTGAGCTTCCACGTTAAATAG
- a CDS encoding menaquinone biosynthesis decarboxylase, with the protein MPFKDLRDFLKVLEKEKELIRIREEVSPILEITEITDRTCKLKGGGKALLFEKVKDYPGHRILTNMLGSERRIKLALGYENLEDIGWKLYKLLRPEIPHTFLDKLKKLPELKKLNDSLPKVVKDGPVRENVKKDRIDVLEFPILKCWPEDGGRYITFGQVITKDPESGIRNVGLYRVQVLSSTELALHWQIHKDGNHHYWKAKRLGKKLEVAIAIGGDPVLSYVASAPLPPEVDEYLFAGLIREEGVELIKGITVDLEYPAYSEIVIEGYVDPEEPLVDEGPFGDHTGFYTPVDKYPKMHITAILHRKDPIYLATIVGIPPQEDKYIGWATERIFLPLIKFNLPEVVDYHLPAEGVFHNFCFVSIKKRYPGHAFKVAYALLGLGLMSLTKHIVVFDEDIDVHDFGQVLWAWGNNVDPSRDVLILKGPIDVLDHSTNEVGFGGKMIVDATTKWKEEGYTRQWPKVISMSEEVKKRIDQIWKRLGIE; encoded by the coding sequence TTGCCTTTCAAAGACCTGAGGGATTTTCTAAAAGTCCTTGAAAAGGAGAAGGAGCTCATCAGGATAAGGGAGGAAGTTTCTCCCATACTGGAGATAACGGAGATAACAGACAGAACATGTAAGCTTAAAGGTGGTGGAAAGGCCCTTCTCTTTGAAAAGGTGAAGGATTATCCAGGACATAGGATCCTTACCAACATGCTAGGATCCGAAAGGAGGATAAAGCTAGCCCTTGGCTATGAAAACTTAGAAGACATAGGCTGGAAGCTCTATAAACTGTTAAGGCCTGAAATACCCCATACCTTCCTTGACAAGCTAAAGAAGCTTCCAGAGCTTAAAAAGTTGAACGACTCCCTTCCAAAAGTGGTAAAGGATGGACCTGTAAGGGAGAACGTAAAAAAGGATAGGATAGACGTGCTTGAGTTTCCTATACTCAAATGCTGGCCCGAGGACGGTGGAAGGTATATTACCTTTGGTCAGGTTATCACGAAAGATCCCGAAAGCGGCATAAGGAACGTGGGCCTCTACAGGGTTCAAGTTTTATCTTCCACAGAGCTGGCTCTGCACTGGCAGATCCACAAAGATGGAAATCATCACTACTGGAAGGCAAAAAGGCTTGGAAAAAAGCTGGAGGTTGCCATAGCTATAGGTGGTGATCCTGTACTGTCCTACGTGGCCTCCGCTCCCCTTCCACCAGAGGTAGATGAATATCTCTTTGCGGGGCTTATAAGAGAAGAGGGTGTGGAACTCATAAAGGGTATCACGGTAGACCTTGAATACCCAGCCTATTCGGAGATAGTCATAGAAGGGTACGTGGACCCTGAGGAACCACTAGTGGACGAAGGACCTTTTGGAGATCATACGGGCTTTTATACTCCCGTGGACAAGTATCCAAAGATGCACATAACGGCCATCCTTCACAGGAAGGATCCCATATACCTGGCTACTATAGTGGGCATACCACCGCAGGAGGACAAGTACATAGGCTGGGCAACGGAGAGGATCTTTCTACCCCTTATAAAGTTCAACCTTCCTGAGGTAGTAGACTACCACTTACCGGCAGAGGGAGTCTTCCACAACTTCTGTTTTGTATCCATAAAGAAGCGCTATCCAGGACATGCCTTTAAGGTAGCTTACGCCCTCTTGGGACTAGGTCTTATGTCCCTTACCAAACATATAGTAGTCTTTGATGAAGATATAGATGTGCATGACTTTGGCCAAGTGCTTTGGGCTTGGGGTAACAACGTGGACCCATCGAGGGATGTCCTTATCCTGAAAGGACCCATAGATGTGCTCGACCACTCTACTAACGAAGTAGGCTTTGGTGGCAAGATGATAGTGGATGCCACAACCAAGTGGAAAGAAGAAGGTTACACAAGACAGTGGCCAAAGGTCATAAGTATGTCTGAAGAAGTAAAGAAGAGGATAGATCAAATATGGAAAAGACTCGGGATAGAGTAG